One part of the Podarcis muralis chromosome 3, rPodMur119.hap1.1, whole genome shotgun sequence genome encodes these proteins:
- the LOC114594826 gene encoding heterogeneous nuclear ribonucleoprotein L-like isoform X2: MMISFKRQALVEFEDIESAKKCVTFALSEPLYIAGQQAFFNYSTSKRITRPENTNSVSGGNKVLLLSIQNPLYPITVDVLYTVCNPVGKVKRIVIFKKNAIQALVEFKSVLCAQKAKAALNGADIYAGCCTLKIEYAKSTRLNVIRNDNCSWDYTKPYLGRDRGEGSQRQAILGEHHSSFRHDGYGSRGPLLPLPSRYQMASRDTPELVAYPLPQASSSYMYGGNPSGSVVMVTGLHQQKMNCSRIFNLFCLYGNIEKVKFMRSIPGTALVEMGDEYAVERAVTHLNNITLFGKRINVCVSKQNSIIPSQLFELQDGTSSSKDFTMSKNNRFTNAGQASKNIIQPPSCVLHYHNVPLCVTEETFVKLCDDHKVLRFIKHKVFDPKPSAKTLSGLLAWECKTHAMEALSVLNHYQIKDPNGSDPYTLKLCFSTSSHL; encoded by the exons ATGATGATATCATTTAAACGCCAGGCTTTGGTAGAATTTGAGGATATTGAAAGTGCCAAAAAATGTGTGACATTTGCATTAAGTGAACCGTTATATATAGCTGGGCAACAAGCATTTTTCAATTACTCTACAAGCAAAAGAATTACTCGTCCGGAAAACACAAACAGTGTCTCTGGTGGGAACAAAGTTCTTCTCTTATCAATTCAGAACCCTCTatatccaattacagtg GATGTTTTATATACAGTGTGCAACCCTGTGGGGAAAGTAAAACGTATTGTCATATTCAAGAAGAACGCAATACAAGCCCTGGTTGA GTTCAAATCGGTTCTCTGTGCTCAGAAGGCAAAAGCAGCACTCAACGGAGCAGATATATATGCAGGATGTTGTACTCTAAAAATAGAATATGCAAAG TCAACTCGACTTAATGTCATTCGAAATGACAATTGTAGTTGGGACTATACAAAACCATATTTGGGCAGAG aTAGAGGGGAAGGCAGTCAGAGGCAAGCTATTCTGGGAGAGCACCACTCCTCATTTAGGCATGATGGCTATG GATCACGTGGTCCTCTGTTACCACTACCAAGCCGATACCAAATGGCATCGCGGGATACTCCAGAACTTGTGGCTTACCCACTTCCCCAGGCCTCCTCATCTTACATGTATGGGGGGAACCCCTCGGGTTCTGTTGTCATGGTTACTGGACTGCACCAGCAAAAGATGAACTGCTCAAGAATCTTCAATTTGTTCTGCTTGTATGGAAATATTGagaag GTGAAGTTTATGAGGAGCATTCCAGGCACAGCTTTAGTGGAAATGGGTGATGAATATGCTGTTGAAAGAGCAGTCACGCATCTCAACAATATCACATTATTTGGGAAGAGAATTAATGTTTG TGTATCCAAACAGAATTCAATTATTCCTAGTCAGTTATTTGAGCTGCAAGATGGGACAAGCAGCTCTAAAGATTTTACAATGAGCAAGAACAATCGCTTTACTAATGCTGGTCAAGCTTCCAAGAATATCATTCAGCCACCATCTTGTGTGTTGCATTACCATAATGTTCCACTGTGTGTAACTGAAGAGACCTTTGTAAAG CTGTGTGATGATCATAAAGTTCTACGCTTTATCAAACACAAAGTATTTGATCCAAAGC CTTCAGCCAAAACGCTTTCTGGCCTGCTGGCGTGGGAATGCAAGACTCATGCAATGGAAGCACTTTCAGTACTTAATCACTACCAAATAAAAGACCCTA ATGGCTCTGATCCTTATACATTGAAGCTTTGCTTCTCTACTTCCTCTCATTTGTAG
- the LOC114594826 gene encoding heterogeneous nuclear ribonucleoprotein L-like isoform X1 has translation MSAPSFGQEEEEDGAYESQTKRLKPSAAAAAAAAAEGESRQEAAPRTGDCSGGNAGGSFHKVPVSPVVHVRGLCESVVEADVVEALEKFGTICYVMMISFKRQALVEFEDIESAKKCVTFALSEPLYIAGQQAFFNYSTSKRITRPENTNSVSGGNKVLLLSIQNPLYPITVDVLYTVCNPVGKVKRIVIFKKNAIQALVEFKSVLCAQKAKAALNGADIYAGCCTLKIEYAKSTRLNVIRNDNCSWDYTKPYLGRDRGEGSQRQAILGEHHSSFRHDGYGSRGPLLPLPSRYQMASRDTPELVAYPLPQASSSYMYGGNPSGSVVMVTGLHQQKMNCSRIFNLFCLYGNIEKVKFMRSIPGTALVEMGDEYAVERAVTHLNNITLFGKRINVCVSKQNSIIPSQLFELQDGTSSSKDFTMSKNNRFTNAGQASKNIIQPPSCVLHYHNVPLCVTEETFVKLCDDHKVLRFIKHKVFDPKPSAKTLSGLLAWECKTHAMEALSVLNHYQIKDPNGSDPYTLKLCFSTSSHL, from the exons ATGTCTGCGCCGTCTtttgggcaggaggaggaggaggacggcgCCTACGAGAGCCAGACCAAGCGGCTGAAgcccagcgccgccgccgccgccgccgccgctgcggagGGCGAGAGCCGCCAGGAGGCCGCCCCTCGCACCGGGGACTGCTCTGGAGGG AATGCTGGTGGAAGTTTTCACAAAGTTCCTGTTTCTCCTGTGGTCCATGTCCGAGGGCTCTGTGAATCAGTTGTGGAGGCGGATGTTGTGGAGGCGCTTGAAAAATTTGGAACCATATG TTATGTGATGATGATATCATTTAAACGCCAGGCTTTGGTAGAATTTGAGGATATTGAAAGTGCCAAAAAATGTGTGACATTTGCATTAAGTGAACCGTTATATATAGCTGGGCAACAAGCATTTTTCAATTACTCTACAAGCAAAAGAATTACTCGTCCGGAAAACACAAACAGTGTCTCTGGTGGGAACAAAGTTCTTCTCTTATCAATTCAGAACCCTCTatatccaattacagtg GATGTTTTATATACAGTGTGCAACCCTGTGGGGAAAGTAAAACGTATTGTCATATTCAAGAAGAACGCAATACAAGCCCTGGTTGA GTTCAAATCGGTTCTCTGTGCTCAGAAGGCAAAAGCAGCACTCAACGGAGCAGATATATATGCAGGATGTTGTACTCTAAAAATAGAATATGCAAAG TCAACTCGACTTAATGTCATTCGAAATGACAATTGTAGTTGGGACTATACAAAACCATATTTGGGCAGAG aTAGAGGGGAAGGCAGTCAGAGGCAAGCTATTCTGGGAGAGCACCACTCCTCATTTAGGCATGATGGCTATG GATCACGTGGTCCTCTGTTACCACTACCAAGCCGATACCAAATGGCATCGCGGGATACTCCAGAACTTGTGGCTTACCCACTTCCCCAGGCCTCCTCATCTTACATGTATGGGGGGAACCCCTCGGGTTCTGTTGTCATGGTTACTGGACTGCACCAGCAAAAGATGAACTGCTCAAGAATCTTCAATTTGTTCTGCTTGTATGGAAATATTGagaag GTGAAGTTTATGAGGAGCATTCCAGGCACAGCTTTAGTGGAAATGGGTGATGAATATGCTGTTGAAAGAGCAGTCACGCATCTCAACAATATCACATTATTTGGGAAGAGAATTAATGTTTG TGTATCCAAACAGAATTCAATTATTCCTAGTCAGTTATTTGAGCTGCAAGATGGGACAAGCAGCTCTAAAGATTTTACAATGAGCAAGAACAATCGCTTTACTAATGCTGGTCAAGCTTCCAAGAATATCATTCAGCCACCATCTTGTGTGTTGCATTACCATAATGTTCCACTGTGTGTAACTGAAGAGACCTTTGTAAAG CTGTGTGATGATCATAAAGTTCTACGCTTTATCAAACACAAAGTATTTGATCCAAAGC CTTCAGCCAAAACGCTTTCTGGCCTGCTGGCGTGGGAATGCAAGACTCATGCAATGGAAGCACTTTCAGTACTTAATCACTACCAAATAAAAGACCCTA ATGGCTCTGATCCTTATACATTGAAGCTTTGCTTCTCTACTTCCTCTCATTTGTAG